GCCTGAAATGAAACCTTCACCACCTTCCCCGCCGGCCGAAGCAACAGCCAGTGGGACGCAGACAGCCGCACCTGCGGCGGTGCCTGAGAAGGAAAGAAGCATCGAGAAGTCCAAAGAGTATTGGCAGGCAAGGTTCAGGGCCGCGCACGCGCGCCTGACCCACGCCAAGGAAGAACAAACTCTAGTGGAGGATGAACTTCAGCTTCTTCAGGTTCAGCAGGCAAGGGAACTCAATCCGGGGCGCTCAAGAGAACTGAATGGCCGCATTGATGCTTCGACCGTCGAGCTTGAGGGCAAACGCGCCGCCATGGAAAAAGCTCAGCGGGCAATGGGCCAGCTTGAAAAGGAATTCAACGACAGCGGCGCGCCCCAGGGATGGATTCAGAAAGATCCAACAGCCGGCCAATAAGCAACCAGGCAGACCTACCCCTTTTCTCCCAGATGAAGGGCCGCCACCCCACCGGTGAAATTCCTGTAGCGGACCCCGCTGAAACCTTCCTCCCGAAGCAGGTCTGAAAGGGCTTCCTGGTCCGGAAAACGTGATACCGAATCCGGAAGATACTGGTAGGGACCCTGAACTCCTGAAATCAACGCGCCCAGCCGCGGAAGCACGCGTCGAAAATAAGCACGGAACAGCGGGCCAAAAATAGGCCAGGTGACGTGCGAAAACTCCAGAATCGCCACCATGCCTCCCGACCGCAACACCCGCCTCATTTCCTGAATCCCGCGCCTGTAGTTCACGAGATTGCGGAAGCCAAAAGCGATGGTCACAGCGTCGAGTGACGCGTCACGGAAGGGCAGTCGCAGCGTATCCGCCTCCAGGAAGTTGGTGCTTCGGCCCAGGCGCACCGATTTTTTCCGGGCACGCTGCAACATGGGATGGCAGAAATCGGTCCCCAGCACTGCACCTTCCGAAGCTCGTCTCAGAGCCAGCGCCAAATCTCCGGTCCCGCAACAGAGATCGGCCACCACGGATGATGGCCTGGACAACACTGGCTTAAGCGACCTGACGGTTGCGCGCCGCCAGCCGATATCAACCCCGGCAGAGAGAAGATGGTTCAGCAGATCGTAACGCGGCGCTACAGTCGCAAACATGCTCCGAACTGCGGATGCAGTAGCCCGTTCGTCCGCACCTTTGCCGACTGTGGCGCCGCCAGCCGCCAAGGGGTTCGCCTTAACCATAGACCTCCGATTGTTGTACGCTGCGCAGCGCTTCAACCGCAACCCCGATCGGGACGCCGCGCACAATGCTGACCTTACCGATTTTCTCCGGCACCACCCAGTGGATCTGGCCTGCAATGGCCTTCTTGTCGCGGGGGAAAAGATTCCGGATTTTCGCCGGCGACAGGTCACGAATGGAAGGCAAAGGGCCGATACTCCTGACCAGTGCGGAGATCCGTTCAGCCTCTTTTGCGTCCAGCATATTCAGGAGCACTCCCAGTCGTGCCGCGCAAAGCAGCCCCCAACCCACCGCCTCGCCGTGGAGAAACCGCCGGTACCCTGTGGCTTCTTCCAGCGCGTGGCCGAAGGTGTGGCCCAGGTTCAAGAGCCGGCGCAAATCAGCTTCGTGCTCGTCGCGATTGACGATATCCACTTTCACCTGCGCCGCCCGCACCAGCAGAGTGTCCAGCGTTCCGTCCAAGCCGGGGCGAAGCCTGCCGGCGGCCTTCTCCATCAGCGAAAACAACGACGGGCCGGAAAGCACCGCATGCTTCGCAACTTCGTAGAAGCCGGAAAGATACGCCCTCGGAGAAAGGGATTTCAGCACCACGGGGTCAGCCAGCACGAGGCGCGGCGGCGCAAACGTCCCAATCAGGTTCTTCATCTCGCCAACATTGACGGCGGTCTTGCCGCCGATGGCACTGTCCACCTGGGCCACCACCGTGGTCGGCACCTGGACATAGTCAATCCCGCGCATGTAAGTGGAAGCGACGAACCCGCCCAGGTCACCCACCACGCCCCCACCGAACGCGATGAGAAGAGAATGCCGGTCCGCCCTTTTCTTCAGCAGTCTTGCGGCCACCTGTTCCGCCATTCTGATGCTCTTTGAGTTCTCGCCCGAAGGAACAAAGATCTCGGTTGGAGCAATCAACTGGCTGGCTTTCAGGAAGTTCGCTCCCCAGCGCTTCCAGAGCGCTCGTTCCGTCAGTACGAATATGGAAGAGTATTTCCGGTGCGGAAAGTGCTGAAACGCGCTCCAGGCGCCGCGCCCGGCCACAACGCGGTATTCAAAATCACGAGATTTTACTCGAAGTCGTCGCATGCGTTCCTGATCAGTCCTCTCTTGAGTGTAAATGAAAACAAATAGCATACCACCGGAATCCAGGCAGATTCCCGACCGGCGCTGACCGCCGGGCTACATATTGCGGGGTTGCCCGACGCCGCGTATGATGGTGATGATCCCTATGAACGAGAAAAACGAGCAGGTCGATTACCTTATCCTTGGCGCCGGCATCGCTGGACTGCGCGCAGCTATTGAACTGGCCGACGCCGCCCGAGTCCTGGTTCTGACCAAAGGCGATATCTACGAATCGAGCACCGAACACGCACAGGGAGGCATTGCCGCCGCGCTTGCCGAAGATGACGAAGTACACCTCCATCTTCAGGATACCCTGCAAGCCGGCGACGGCTTGTGCCGTGAAGAAGGCGTGAAGATCCTTGTCGAACAG
This Terriglobia bacterium DNA region includes the following protein-coding sequences:
- the ubiE gene encoding bifunctional demethylmenaquinone methyltransferase/2-methoxy-6-polyprenyl-1,4-benzoquinol methylase UbiE is translated as MVKANPLAAGGATVGKGADERATASAVRSMFATVAPRYDLLNHLLSAGVDIGWRRATVRSLKPVLSRPSSVVADLCCGTGDLALALRRASEGAVLGTDFCHPMLQRARKKSVRLGRSTNFLEADTLRLPFRDASLDAVTIAFGFRNLVNYRRGIQEMRRVLRSGGMVAILEFSHVTWPIFGPLFRAYFRRVLPRLGALISGVQGPYQYLPDSVSRFPDQEALSDLLREEGFSGVRYRNFTGGVAALHLGEKG
- the aroB gene encoding 3-dehydroquinate synthase yields the protein MRRLRVKSRDFEYRVVAGRGAWSAFQHFPHRKYSSIFVLTERALWKRWGANFLKASQLIAPTEIFVPSGENSKSIRMAEQVAARLLKKRADRHSLLIAFGGGVVGDLGGFVASTYMRGIDYVQVPTTVVAQVDSAIGGKTAVNVGEMKNLIGTFAPPRLVLADPVVLKSLSPRAYLSGFYEVAKHAVLSGPSLFSLMEKAAGRLRPGLDGTLDTLLVRAAQVKVDIVNRDEHEADLRRLLNLGHTFGHALEEATGYRRFLHGEAVGWGLLCAARLGVLLNMLDAKEAERISALVRSIGPLPSIRDLSPAKIRNLFPRDKKAIAGQIHWVVPEKIGKVSIVRGVPIGVAVEALRSVQQSEVYG